Sequence from the Pseudomonas sp. 7SR1 genome:
ACCTGCTATCGCGGACTTGCCGAGTACCTGGCATAGCGCCTCTGTGGCGAGGGATCTAGCGAAACGTCGCACCGCTCGCAGGGCTGCGCAGCAGCCCTGAAAAAGATAGATCGCAGGCTCAGGTCTTAGGCTCTGCACGAAATTGCTTTAAACGCAGGTTGGGCAAGGCAAAAACCGGCGAGGAAGCGGAGTTGACTGGCTGTCAATGAGCATTCCGAGCCGGTTTTTAACGCCGCATAACCAAGTTCCAAACAATTTCGTACATAGCCTAGGGGAACTACGCTCAGCTACGGGGATACCCCCTCGCCACAGAATCTCCCGCTACGCCTTGTTTCGCTCGATGGCGAATCCGGCCCAGGTCTGGCTCACCGGCATCAGCTCCAGGCTGTTGATGTTGATGTGCGCCGGGACATTGAGCACCCAGAAGATGGTTTGCGCGATGTCCTGTGGCTGGATCGGCTCGGCGCCGGCGTAAGTCGCGTTGTAACGCTCCTGATCGCCACCGAAGCGCACCAGGGAAAACTCGCTTTCACACAGGCCTGGCTCGATATTACTCACTCGCACACCGGTGCCTTGCAGATCGCAGCGCAGGTTCAGCGAGAACTGTTTGACGAACGCCTTGCTCGCGCCATACACGTGACTGCCCGGGTATGGATAGTTACCGGCGATGGAGCCCAGGTTGATGATCCCCGCGCCACGACCGTGGGCGATCAGGCGCGGCAACAGCAGGCGAGTGCTGTAGATCAGGCCCTTCACATTGGTATCGACCATCGTGTCCCAATCATCGAGGTCGCACTTGGGCGCCGGGTCGACGCCCAGGGCCAGGCCGGCGTTGTTGATCAGCCCTCGCAGGGTGGCGAAGGACGGGGGAAGATTGGCGATGGCTTCCTCCATGGCCTTGCGGTCACGCACATCCAGCACCAGGCCATGCACTTCGGTCTGCTTCGACAATTCGGCACACAGGGCATTGAGGCGCTCTTCACGACGACCGGTCAGCACCAGTTTCCAGCCGGCCTCGGCGAAACGACGGGCACAGGCTTCACCAAAACCGGACGTGGCGCCGGTGATAAACAGGGTGTTGGACATCGTGTTCTCCTTGCTAAGGCCAATGGATGAAATGGGTCCATAGGATGCCCGGCCTGATGAGGAGCGGCAACTGAACGCCGCTCATGTTCTTCCTCGGCGCACTGCTCAAAAAACAACCAACCGGCTACAAGCCTTGCAGGACAAGCGATGCAGCAGATTGCCCGCACCTTATCCACAGGCACGTCCACAGTAATCGGGGGCAAGTACAAACGCTGCAGGCCGCTGTGCATAAGGCTTTGCGGGACATCTGGAAAATTTTTTCCCTTGACCCTGCGACGCAGGTTGTGCACATCAGGTTATCTGCTATAAGCAGGCACAAGGATAGGCGATGGCTCGAAGCCAGTAACGACGGCCCTCAGCGCAGTCTTTCCAGTGTTTAATCACAGAGTTATCCACAGGCTTGCCCACCGATTTTCCGAACGCTTTGCGAGGCTACAAAAGTGTTGACAATAGCCAATGACTCTAAGCAAAAAATCCCTGATCAAAAAACAATCACACGTCTGCAAGCCACGTAAACAAAGGCTTTCAGACAGCTACTCCCACGTTACCCACAGCCAGTTCCACAGCAAACGGGGACAAGTCAAAACCGTGACAAAACAACTGTTTGCGGCGACTTTATGTCGCGGTTTGGCAAGCCTTCAGGATTGTTGTCCACAATTCCCGCCATGGCCCAAAACCCCGTGGGAGCGAGCTTGCTCGCGATAGCGGTCTA
This genomic interval carries:
- a CDS encoding SDR family oxidoreductase yields the protein MSNTLFITGATSGFGEACARRFAEAGWKLVLTGRREERLNALCAELSKQTEVHGLVLDVRDRKAMEEAIANLPPSFATLRGLINNAGLALGVDPAPKCDLDDWDTMVDTNVKGLIYSTRLLLPRLIAHGRGAGIINLGSIAGNYPYPGSHVYGASKAFVKQFSLNLRCDLQGTGVRVSNIEPGLCESEFSLVRFGGDQERYNATYAGAEPIQPQDIAQTIFWVLNVPAHININSLELMPVSQTWAGFAIERNKA